A region of the Vigna unguiculata cultivar IT97K-499-35 chromosome 9, ASM411807v1, whole genome shotgun sequence genome:
GTGAGTCGTCGGGCGGTGGGCATTGTGAGCCAAATGAAGTTGAGCATTGGAGTTGAACACTAGGTTGcctattttttgtgttttgcttAATTTGAATGTGATTGCAGGTTCTAGGGTGATGGTATATGTATGGTATGGTATGTTGTGACATTCTAGGATGAATTTGCATGATAGGTTGATGTATGGTTATTTATATGGTGATGAGATATtatatgcatgtatgtatgcGATGGTGGTATATGTATTCTCTAGTAATCATAAAGGCAGGTTGGTTCTTTTACCATAGGGCTTTGGTTAGTCAGGTAAAAAAGTTTCTTTCGACCGTAAGACTTTTGGCATGAGCTTAACAAGTGTCCTCTGACCAAATGCTTTGATGACCAGGAGGAGTTTTTGCTTGTAAGTCTTATGAAAAGTAGGGGAAAGACCTTTCCAAGAGATGTTGGTGCGTAGGAAAGATAATGGGTTGTTATGACATAATGAGATACTTGATGGTTATTCCTTGGCGATAATATGATTTGTTTATTCTCATGTTGTGATTTTGGAACATGGATGGGTTTGTTTGGCTTGGACAATATGAGTGAGTATGTGGTTTGATAAATGCTACTTTGTGAAAGTTTTCTTTCTGTTAGCTCACACTTGCTTTCGTTGTGCTTGTACGATGATCatataatttatgttatataGGACCAAATGTTGATACAAATGTTGTTGGTAATGCATAGGTGTGAGGAGACGTGTTGGGGAAAACTTTGGTAGTTTTGGAAAGAATTTTGGATTTCTTTTATAATGGTATTTTGTTTGGAACTTTATGGTTTAAAGTATTGTAATGGAAACCTCTACGGTTTATTTGAATGAACCTTGACAGATGTTTATGAAAGGAAAGTTTTAAGAATTTCCTATCGATTAGGATGGAATCAgagtattttgttttattttaaaatttacaagtgATATCCTGAAAGAGGTGTTACATAAAAGATTTCAATAAAAGATTGGttaaattgattttcttaatgAATTTAAACTAAGAACACTTTAATGTGGAAAATGTAAATCAAATCACACAGAACTTTTATACTAGTTTACTCCTCTTGAGCTACAACTACTTAAGttagtcaaggcaaccttaTACAGACTTTCCattattttaatagatttaCGCAATCCTTACAATATTCaactttcaaaatatacaaactATACAAGGCTCTTGAGTCACACAAGAAACCCCCACAACATAGTAAGAAACTTTCTTGTAGATCTAGAATCACACTAGACACACAACAGATGCACAAGAAGGATCAAATCTCAATGGCGACTCTCCCTAGCTAACTAAGAACCTTCTTAAATGCACATGCCAAACGCAAACACAACTTGACGACCTTTAAGATTTATCACGATCAACACTAGCATTGAGTTCTTCATATTGTGATTAAAAATGTTAccttgtaaaattttaaaatgataacaataatttgataattaattaattttattataacattgaaatagttaatattaatttaaaatttaatattttaaagtaatattttaatttatttaaaagtaaatttaaagtaatattataatttatttaataatacatttaaattaataacaaaccTTAAACATTATTTTCGGTTATTTAAATTCTACGTCGTcacaaatcaattttaaattaatattttaatttatttaaaaataaatttaaagtaatattataatttatttaaaaacaaacattaaaaattaatttcaaatttagtatATACATCCCAATCAAATCAGCATGTTTTTGTTTCTcaacttaaatttaaaacaatattataagtgatttaaaaacaaaccttaaaaattgattttagattGAGGATATACATCCCAATCAAACCTTGCAAACCTCGCGTGTTTTTGTTTCTCAACTTCTCcaacattattttttacttcaaaCTCTTGAATCTTATTCTGTCAATGTTTTCCTTCTTCCTCCAAAGTCTACGAGGTGTGATTTTGTCTCCGTTGAGTCATCTTGTAGCCATTACCATCTTCAAATTTCTGtgtaaaatatttctttcaataCGTCTCTTTTAGTTTTGAAGATTTTAATGTTTCTTCGCAAGTTTCTCTTAGATTtcttccttttaattttaatatatttttttattactaataaattaCTGATTCATCGGTTTTAATTTCACATTAGAACAAATCGGTGAAACAACGTTAAGCATTACTTTATATGggtattatttattctttatgtgttttgtttaatgtttaaaattttctaatggAGTTCGAACAATATTGTTTTTCTATTCTTACAATAAATGGTTACTCTTTTATCTAGATTTATTTTGTTGCCAAATACACATAAATagacataaattattttattttttttataatcacttagtcatttaataaattattaaaagataatttatatataaaatattaactttatgctatttttaatttttaattttatcattttatgatcatttaaaaaaattaaatttagaaaaatatattttcttttcatttttaaaataatattatttaaaaaataatatatatttaatagcAATACAAATTGTTTATATGGTCATATAAAAAGTTTTCTGACCAGATagttattttactcttttatttattaaatttatttttaaattgaattattcgtaaaaatagaaatatatttaaaatttatcatttaatatctaataaattataggtttaattactctgatggtacccactttggtagAGGTGTGTCAATCTGATACATGCGtttaaaaaagtgttaattacattccaattttaaaaaagtacttcaattaggttcctttgagacaaaaattattaacaatattaatgaCTTGCCGCATGTCAGAAtgtgatttttttcattttattttttttaatttttaatttttttgcaaaaaaaagcCATGTGTCAATTCACTagtgtgacatgtggcattgttagtgacacatggcattgtcagtggcacatggcattgtcagtgtcacgtgTTAGTATCACTATCAAATGTCATCGTGTTGATTTCAATTCAGTCGCCTTATATGTCTTCTtcattcaatttagtccctacttATGTGTGTCtgattcaaaattcaaaattctaaagaaaagcctagcaatgttggtagcatcatctactttgtggcagggtataaaatgtgtcattttgctaaaacgatctaccaccacaaaaatagaatcaaaacCCCCTTatgttcttgggagtcctaagacaaaatcaaTGCTTATATCTTCCTAAGGGGCTTAAGCAATAGGCAAGGGAGTGTATAATCCATGGGGCATTATCTTAGACTTGGATTGCAaacatgaaatacatctattacaatgaCTTTGGACATCTTTCCTCATATGTggccaaaagaatttttctttcaaaagacctagggttttttctaccctAAAGTGACCCATCAATCCCCCTTTATTTGTTTCTTggacaaggagttttctttgtgaacattGGGGAATACAATTTTtcccttctttaaacaaatacccttCATTAACATAGAAACCTacttgaggtctttccatacactcagcataagtagaggaaaactcaaAATCTTGAACATACATTTCTGAAATGTGATTGTTAGGTGAAAAACAACAAGTGCACTGGTCGCAAGTaacaagtaataaatatattgttcTGTCCACAGGGActtgtgcaacacatgacaaatctcacaattcacaactcaaatagacaacaaagctcacaaaaacacaaagaaacgttttttggtattttatcaaacagttggtgtgcaacaaaaatttaacatagattatatacaattgtctagactagatttcattcactttattctcatgcattcacaaacatctcaattccaatttcaagtcaaaatcaactcccaagaatactcaaatcctattcctagTGACTTTGAGTCTATGATAACTAATCAAGTTCtaattccttgaatcctcaacaagtgaaatcatgcattaagttcaagagtcttaagattactaatgaatcatATTTTATCCTTAGATACAAGCTCCAATAGGCATTCAATTTTAGTTCTAGGTTCAAAAGACATTTTCCAACACCTCAAGAACCATAATCCATGCACGGGTGGTCAAACCAAAGCAAGCattaagcatggaaatcaaatactaacatagAAATGGAAAAGCATATGGATTAACATCACACAATACATAAAAATTCAGTtcattacatctaatctcaacaaataggtttagctctccattgtggAGAATCTAGGTTTTATAAATTGAAGatgtaccacacctagtcggCCTAAGCCGAATAATAACAATTACCATACACATGCTAGGGTACCTGGACTAAATCGCTAAGAAGCGACATTGAtcaaacaaaccaaaacaaCAATAGCGGCCTAAACCGCTAAAGGGTAACCGGCCTAGGTCGATAACTCCACGAAACTAACCAAGGTCTTGGCAAAAACAACGCGTTTCAATAAGATTCACCAAGCCCACAATAATCGAACTAAAGGCCTGGGCTAGGGCTCAGGCCTATCTACAGCCCAAACaagggcccaacccatgacgtggccagacataattaataatctataaatatgcttggaccccacgaattaaaggtatgcattcattacttccttaatcaccagatttgactttctgagagatttcgctgacttgagcttcggagtcccttctgcaggtaacccctcccgggtccaaacCGATCACACCGAGATACCCATAAGCGATATATATCAACCGGGAagaagcctactgaggagatggcGGACCAGGGTAAGATAATACTTGTGTCTGACATATCTTGTTtattctctgcaggaacaattggcgcccaccgtggggcacaaGATAGTACTTTACCACCCGCTTTCTCCGaaaatggtttctacccgcagcaaaGCAGGAGTTAACAAGCAAGTTGAAGCAGGCCCCTCAGGACTTGCTAACATCACCTCGgatctggccgccatcctagacggtcaAGCCAAGATGTAACAAGAGCTGGCCGACTTGAAGAAGTGCAGTACTGATGAGATGGAAGCACTGCGACAGGAGAATTCTCGCCTAAGGCGAAAGATTGAAGCCGATCCCAGTCAAAAGGGAAAGGTCAAGGAAACATCTGATGCCGCAGGGTCCCCAGCTTTCCAGCCTACTAAAGAGGAAagcgagtacaatcctaccccgcacaccttcaccaccacccaacaaactctCATCCTCTCAACCCATCCTACTCACTTCCACTCCACCCTCCCAGGAAATAGTGCGACTTCCACCCCTGCTGCCACCCTGCCACCCACATACATCCCGCCCTACAACATGCTCACCACCCTACACATCACtcatatcccaccctacaacccccaCAACCTCCCTACTACCCATATCCCTcctcacaacttcacctccacTTTTCCCACCCTCGTCCACCACCCCATCCCTCATCACCCGCTCCCATCGCACCAACCTTGGCGCCGTCACCCTTTCACTGACTTCATCGCTAACACCCCCTCCccacccagtgggaacccttcacgcTGGAGTGTTACACTAGTGAAACCGACCCCGATGAACACCTCAAAATCTACATCACCCACATCGCCCTCTACACTTCCCATGATGCCGTTTTTTGCAAAGCCTTTcctaccaccctcaaaggccctgccctcgaatggtttaccaccctccCGCCATACTCCATTGACAACTTCGacaccctctcccacatgtttaccactcatttcgccggcagccgccTGCATCAAACTACAACAATATCACTCATCGGCGTCAGACAAGAACAAGGCAAGACGCTCCGGGCATTCATTGATCGATTCAGTAAGGCTGCCCTTCGCAaaccacacctcaaccaagaaaTGATACTTGAGTGCATGGCCCTCACTCTTCAACCcgaccccttcgccaacaacgtctacctgcACCCACCCACTTCTATGCATGAGTTGAAACTGCGTGCTACCGATTACGTCAGTATGGAGGAAATTCAAACTCTCCATACGAAATTTTGCAATGAttactttttaagattattgaatatggtgtgagttgattaagaaagctaagcgaaatccccactggacattaagatagcaagctatctagatgtgaaggttcctttcacaaaactcaagagaagaagatgatggattgattcaaaacaaaaaggaaatggaaagcacataaaccatagaaaaccaagaaccattagaggaagaagaaaacataaaatggaaaggaaagaaatggtaaaaatgtgagaagcacgccactacaaggctaggctagaagccatgacaaccttgaagatgagtggatgtgtgccgccacttgctatgcaagataaggcttaaaagtattcactcccaagggaggaaactctcacaaatggttgagacacaagagtgtttttacttcaaaatgttcaacccttttacatgtctaggagcaccccttatatagaagagtttaggggcctctaagcaaataaaagatacctaaggatgtctctacaaaaacctaaccctagcttctagaaactaggtcaaataaggttacaaaaatgagagacaaaagagccaactatggtgtgtgcaaggctaatttcgttctagcacaaaaggagacaaagaatgtgtctcatatgtctccaaaaagtggccaaagtgtgctaaaaacaaaggagaccaaaggtacataggtacacttgttttatgccttttactttatgctttatgcctttgctttactctctcctccacatcatttgtgctccccaatcaccatgcgccacctagcattactttcttactcctaattaacctacaaagcaaataaacatagattagcatgttggcttaagtcaagtcaactatagtcaacaagtcaaacctagtcaaaggtcaacaagtcaactaaagttgattcaactaagccaacttagggaatcaaaaaataacaaacacaaatgatagggatgaaagattagtgaacttcctttctaaacatgcttagtcttcttaagcatgtgcctccatccttggttggggttaatccttcatcatcctccccttcttggagagaatttgaccacaaattctttaagcctttgtggatggaacttgacttgatttgggggaggatttgcgcctcccttttatgagcttttgttccatcctttctaaaggtattacccctagctttggttaggccatctttattttctagactactcttcctctcttgcttatgctttgggccttgctttttggcttgggaagagaaggaagagtgatgcacatcttgctttggaagaatttttttgtaggcaagtaacaccttggtgaaagcttgccctttttctttttcttctttatcttttcttattttatttctatccttattaacttcttgaggtgatagaggtagtaaagttgtctttttcccatttttgaagaaaatgtattggttggtatgaccatcatgtaaagtttgtttatcaaattgccatggcctacctagtaagatatgtgtgacttccatggggacaacatcacatagcacctcatctttgtagcttcctatagagaagttaattaggacttgtttattgacatctatttctccctctttacttatccaagcaagcttgtagggcttagcatgaggaatggtctctaagctaagcttttccaccaaccttgtgctagctacattggtactacttcctccatcaataattagagagcaaacccatttgttaattttgcatctagattgaaaaatgttttctctttgagttggctcaagctcactttgatcttgacctatcatgcgccttaataacatagggtctttctcaaaaattttagttttactagaggaagaagattcttttgaaagagaatggggagatgagtgttcactttcaacatcattactcttctttaagatcatggtccttttggttgggcaatttaaagcaatgtgattataacccaaacatttaaaacatttaatggaacttgatctttgagaagtggaatggtgaatgtgatcacttggtgacttacttttacttggtggttcttgatgagagttaaaagggaacttatcatgtttctttttatcctttcccttccatgagtgactaaagtagtgattgggtgagtaactcttccttgcccttctttttcttttcaattgaatttcaatcccaagggcaagtgtgaaaacattttcaagagtggagtactcatacaactctacttggtcttgtatgtctctcctaagaccactcacaaatctttttattttctctttgttagtctcttttatttcaaccatacgcatttgagactctaattctttaaagtactcactcacactcatagaaccttggtgaagcctttggagcttcaaaagaagttccttcctataggagggaggaacaaatctagcgcgcataagagttttaatgtccatccaagaagccgcgggtgacccttggtcataattcttacaaactttatgccaccaagtattggcatactccaaaaatcctaaaactactagatcaacttgtgtttgatcctttacatgattttcattgaaaatttgatcaactttagcttcccaatcaaggaagactttgggatcacttcctccatagaacttaggaatctttggagtttgcttttCTTGTGATGGGTtacgcctagaatgccctcttttcctagcctctctttcttgctctttagcttcaagcctttgaatgtgctcttggattcttaggtcactttgctccttgtcttttcttaattgttcaaaggcctccttcctagacaactccaaatcccgaagcaatctcatcaatgtattgtttttgtttggtgtaggtgcatttgatgaacttgccatgattcctacaacaaaaacactcaagtccgagacaaaataaatggattagaggttagacaacatgaaaaccgagaccaaatccaacccaaattgtaacccaagtgtttagatcactctcccaaagtaacaaggcaaggctagcactcaaaatccaccaaaggagtgaagcaaacacttttaaaaacttgttcaaaacctttcaaatgcaagacaagtgattcggccacaacatcccaagagtttcaagaaaagaaaactactaagacacaacaaagaacacgtagtgacaagcaagaaaagcacaaaaacaaggaagtttaacttctaaggaaattttgttttaaagacaaaacttgaataagactaaagcaatgaaaaacacttttaaagactctatggaaagtatttgaacaagccaagattatacctcaaattatgcatacaccaagaaagatcataaccaagttaaaacatggaactaatttgccaatatcacccaaaatccaagtataaaatttggtagcataacacctagtaaaaatggccaaatggattcaccaagcaacacattagctctcggccaaactgtctttggtcttgaaaacactttttcttttcaaaactaggtacttaaaatgatgagaaggatgttttagggtgtcttgaacacttagttccttaaaattaggtcaaaatcaatttcaaggagcatgctacaacaaaagacatagatctcatgcaatagctcaaatacttagaaacaagaataagaaaactcaaagaagcatatgacatatgactcaagcaaaagttagacacatttaaagactcaacatgacatacacaaagacacaaatatgtagctatcatgcatttaaactcatggatttgaggctcaaagactaagcatcaaaagacatgttatccaac
Encoded here:
- the LOC114163589 gene encoding proline-rich receptor-like protein kinase PERK2 — protein: MEALRQENSRLRRKIEADPSQKGKVKETSDAAGSPAFQPTKEESEYNPTPHTFTTTQQTLILSTHPTHFHSTLPGNSATSTPAATLPPTYIPPYNMLTTLHITHIPPYNPHNLPTTHIPPHNFTSTFPTLVHHPIPHHPLPSHQPWRRHPFTDFIANTPSPPSGNPSRWSVTLVKPTPMNTSKSTSPTSPSTLPMMPFFAKPFLPPSKALPSNGLPPSRHTPLTTSTPSPTCLPLISPAAACIKLQQYHSSASDKNKARRSGHSLIDSVRLPFANHTSTKK